The genomic window aatctaaacgtTTTGCCTTAGGAACCGAGGAATAATCCAAATACAGCAGCCAGCGCTCTCACAATTTGTTCGATGCACAACACGGTGcgcgcggaggttactaatatttacgctgacggcgcggaggtccactgtttagacaataataactgcgtactatctattttgaggtcattgtgtgaaatcggagggttttgttttgggctgaggcccaaaacaaaacctgacaatttcacacaatgaactcaaaatagatggtgcaaagttattattgtcattcattaccgtcgtatttaATAATTTGATCAAATCAAaatagcattttatgttattttatgccataaaacgttgttaaaatataaccagttttaattattgttgtaacctaccctacaaaaaattgaccaggcgaatttaacattcgcgccgacaacaagagctaccaatcacagaaacgCGGCGGCATCGGCGTAGGCGCGTCGCGTTGCTGTAATAACGCTTAGCTTTATACACGCACGCCGCGCAGCTAtcagaagtcattgtagcgccaggagtcattgtgagttattaatgacctcgcaattagtgcacggtcaggcaatcaatttcttttgattggatcacaggtttcgcgtatattaatgaggttatgagtGGTTATTAGTGACCGcgttcagcgtttgcgttttgccaaataaatataaatgattGGATCCCATATATCgtgtataacataacataacataaatttcatttataaagcgcataggACTGAAGTTTCGATGCGCTGTACATCAAATAAAAAGTGTATAttaaatgaggttatgaattactaATAAACATATAAtttaaaacccacttgagaacacacaatcgccggtcatttctaaagatgcatttatactcaatcgcttttgcagaaaactgaatcgcacgcatgatcagtgtactaaatcgccgtcataTTTGCATGCTGAGCATGCGCacgattcgctgtttttcaaaagcgacacatctataggcctattatttgataccctctgtcggtcaacgttcactaaaattacacacataacttctttcttcttctttggcGATACTCCGCAATGCTCCAGATTTGGAACCACACACAGAGGAATAGGTTGTGCGCAAGtgtagttgtagtaactacaaatttcaaacgtttgaggacttgttctcaagttgtaggtactcccatagggtgcctccagggttttattttggcaagtttgcattagtatatctcgtaaaatactcactttagaaacctgtgtcactgatgaatgtcatctgtgattgctaaacttattctacgcatcagcttttgtccaaagaaatatttaaaaagatgatttttgaatgatttttatgagcagcgaaaagtccactccacgactatgtacatgtatgtgaatatggtgatgaatgcacgctaaatcgcggcgacacatacacatagctccttggaaatcacggtcggagccgtgagttccaattattggaactagtgCAAGTGATGTTTTTAGTTGCTTGAGGTCCTTTCCTGTTTGTAGAGTGCATAGATAATGCTTGCTTCAGAGTTTCTGTGTTTGATatgctattaagggggtactacaccccagtCCAAATTTATgcctatgtttgcatttttctcaataattatagcgcattggtgacaagtaagatatgtatattataggggcaaggactacaattactgcactggaaattttatttcaactcagacaacagttgtggagttacagtcaaaaatgagggaaaccaatatttgatcaataaatcaataactacttgccttgagttgctgaattttcagtgcagtagttgtagtccttgcccctataatatacatatcttacttgtcaccaatgcgctataatttttagaaaaatgcaaaaatagcctaAAATtgaccagggtgtagtacccccttaatgaggtTTTCTGGCAAAATGTTCCAGTCTGTTATTGATCTTGGGGAAAATGTGTTTTTGAAGCTATCTTTCTTCGTTTGGGATCTTTGGTATGCTTTGCTGTTGTGGTGACGGGTGGGGCGTGTAACTGGCCGCAAGAACTTTTGCGCCAGTATGGCGACCTGACCGCTTTGTATCTTATGAAGCATGGCCATTCTTGAGATTTTCCTCCTGGTTTGCAGTGGATCCCACTCCAGACGATCGATCATGTCTGTGACACTGCTTCTCCAGCCGTAGTCCCTGCATACGAAGCGGGCCGCCTTCCGCTGCACACAAGTTTCTGGATATCTTCTTTGGTGTATGGGTCCCACACTGTAGCTGAAAATGTGTGGTCTGATGAGAGTTTTGTAGGCTGTAGATTTGAGCTCAGttggacaggggtgtagatttctacGCATCATACCTAGGACTTGTTTGGCCTTTGAGGTAACATGGGCAATGTGATTCCCCCACTTGAGATCATTTGATAACTGAACCCCTAGATATGTATGTGACTTAACTTCTGCTAATGTTGAGTGGCCTAACTTGTATGGAATTGTTTCTGGTTTCCGTACAGTTGTACAGTTGtaaacgacaatgattcagtctgatcaTCTTCTCTAGCtggtctgatgatgagtaacccatgaGCTTTACACAAACAAAGACttatttacataggcacaaaagactgTGTTCATGTACTGTTACTTGGCCAAGCATGGCAAAGTAGGGGCCGGATGTCCTATCTTCACAACATAAATTTTCTCAACAAGGAAAttagagatacgaaaagcgagcGCGTCTATGGTGCATGGACATTTTGCAGGACATCTTGCTATTGTTAGACATCTAcagtaggaatttcaattgaatgagcaCTCGATCCATCTGTGATCGTAAATCATGTATTTCAAACCACAATGCGAATGCACACGACCTTGGTGACCAAGGCTTGGATGATGATATGAATGATACTAGTGAATTTAATACTGTCTACTGTCTGTAATACTGTCTACTATCGCGACGGGTAGCAACTGCATGCATGAGTATATCATATTGGTGTCTATAGTGCTGCGGTGGGTACTGAATATGCACATTTCCCAATTAGCGAGTGCCGGCCCACACACAAtgaccaccccccaaaaaaacctcCCCCCGAAAGAAACCTGTGGGGTGACACATCAAGTTCCGGATTCAATACAACATGTTATGTCTACCTGTACACAGCACATTTCCAAGTAAATGTGCTGTGTACTACGGTGTTACTCTTTCGTTTCCGTGAAATACAGTCCTTTTTACTCACAGTTACCGAGAGCACCCTTAATGTGATCTATTTCTTTAGTCTTTTCTTCTTGATCAGTGATGGCTGTTTTTGCTCAAGGTTCTAATAACACTATAAGTTTGTGAGGAGACTGGGTGGTAGGAATCAAAATGCAGATATTGATCTGTACTAATGGGTGGGTATTCTGTGTATGGagaatgttttaatattatttgatattaaagggtatctccggcaatcacaacattttacCCTATATAAATGttagaaaaattattatcaagcacaaatcacatggttttatttaaaataaacttatattgaccataaaaacgaatgaaaacagctgcctctcaacacgcaatatacaaaattcccgcgccaaaattgtctagtgcaaattgtctagtgcaatgacttgtgctcaattgttgtcagccttcattgtattactgggacgtcattgtacTGGACAATTCATttctatggtcaatatgagtttgctttaaataaaaccatgtgattcgtgcttggtaattaattttctatcatacattgtataaggcacaatgttgttatattatattaatattatttgtattatatttctcGTAATTTCCACAATATACAGTGAATCAGTCAAACCAGGTCTTGCTTGGGGAAAACTAGCCAAGAAGAATCGACTTGAAGACAAACAGAAGGCTGCTGCAGAGAAACATCGCTCTCAATTCAAACCTGTGAAGCAACGAGAGGAAGAAGAGCGGCTGAAAGGATTGAACAAAGCTATCTCAAGTGACAACAAGGGCTTTGCCTTGCTGCAAAAAATGGGCTATAAACAAGGCATGGGATTAGGCAAAACAGGTGAGTCAACTAAAAGAAATTAACAATGGTGCAAAATGTTTTTGTGGTCAAAGTGCTTCAACAGACTTATTATTTTGAGATTTGCCCAAAATATCCATTTTTCAAgtactcattttccaaaaacctgaaattttcactaaaatcaaagaatccataatgatctgcaacGCAATCCAAGTATAGAAAATAGGCCGTTGcaaaaatttgcaagaaaatatagaagaaaaaccagtaactttttaaaaaatattgcatataccgtaaccactcgggtataagcccacccccctagatggcagatttcacttcaaaaatgggggtgggcttataaccggggaagggctagtgcttgaattttaaaataaaaaaattactcccatttgtatatgcccaatgtaccattAATTTCTAtcttctatgtcaatttcttaaaattataagtgtggaatgttaattatcaactgatattttttatatttgttcttaaatatgagagcaaatcattgatttgatttaagaacttggccaaaatttagtactgggcttatacctgagtgcacccttgttcccagaatgttttgaaaaataggggtgggcttatagacGAAGGTGGGTCgcatttttgctcattttaaaaAACTGGCGCACGCATTTTACTCTGAAAAATAGCGTATTTTCCCTATACTTAACTTAATTACATTGCTGGTCAGGACTTGAATGAATAGAAGATTAAAACTATTTTCAAccctttttaaaaagtttttacccCCATTATTGATGCACTGTCACTGGCCAACCTCTCTGGGGAAAATGTGTTCATCCAGTctacccagagaactaagtatcgTCATTTCACTCCTATGTATTTTTATGTATATTATGCAGTTTGGTAGCTCAATTGGTTGGAGCGTCATGCTAGTTGTACAAAGGTTGCCAGTTCAAATCCGGTCAGATgcactgttttgtttttttcatcttCAACATTGTGTGCTGGCCACTCTGGGGAAGAAGgattcaaaatgtgtttattttcataaacataacatatgTGTAGTTGGAAACATGCTTAAAAGGTAACTTTTAAAAATTGTATGTGTTATTTTTGGTGTTCATTTTGCAGAAAGTGGACGAGCAGAACCAGTTCCAATAGATTTAAAAGCAGGTATGAGTTCATATGTAGTTACTTATTTTGTAGCATGATGTTATAGTTTGAATATTATAAAAAGACCATATCTGTAACCTTATGTACGGTGAATAAGGATATTTATGTATTGCTGGTAGTCATTCAAATCTAGTGAAAAACTCTCACCTGTTACCGATAATTTTAGAGAAACATTCTCTTAGTCAATCTACATCAGTGCATGGCAGACTAAATTCAAAGAGCTTCACAACTGCATGCACACCTGTGATGGGTACAGCAAATATACAGTTTAGATTGATACTGATCAGTGTTTCATCAACTCTTCCTACATGTTTTTGTACAGCGTGCACtgttgttaaacagtgatgaacacCCACTTACAAATAAGTGTGTGTGCGGACACAGTAAGACAGAAGCGTCACATGTTATCTGTGTAATAATCGTCATGTTTGTGCGCATACATGCTTAAAACATTTAAATTCAGTTTTAGTACAATGAAGACAGCGGATAAATATTTGCTGTGTTGGAAATTGTACTGCTATTTTATTACCAGGggtgtaaatcttcaggaaatttcctgatttcaggacattttgcttggatcttccctgtatagggaaatacacattttcagaaaatgttaaagcagtttcaggaaattatgtcagtgcttattTTCATCCCTGTGTTACTGATTTTTATACGGACCATTATTATTAGGTCTATAGTAATTTGTTTGTTGACAGTAGATACAATGATTTTTTATCATATTTGGATGagattcaatcatatttcaccaTTGTGCACTGTTTAACAACTTACATCTGGCTTGGCTGCATGGTTTACTTTACTCAGGCAGccaaagtaaaccacacagacaacGGTTAAATGGtttgaacaatggtgaaacatgattttaTATATAATTCCTAATTGTAACTTCCTGCACATCTAGCAAGAATCCAGGtaatattgttgttaatgatcATGTGTGGTGCATTCATAGAGGTTGCAATAACAATATCTGTAGTAATTCTAGTACTGTAAAAAAAAGAAATACTCCTGTGAAGAATTGTATCAAGACCATTACCGTATGTCAATAGATGCCTCACAATGATCCCGCTTATAGACTAACAACTGCAAGTTATACTAGTTAAAAAGGTGAACATAATTCTATTGTCTTATGTCATGAAGGAAGAGGAGGATTAGGGAGAGAAACAGAGATGAAACGGCGACAGGAGACCACAGAACAGATGCGGGAACAAATGAAACACAAACGAGCCAAGTTTGAGGAGGTCAGTAGAGGTCATTTTCTACAGAACATGAGCTCCAGATTCAAAGATAAAGAAGTGGAGAAGGATCTGTATAACAGCCAGAAATCTTGTGAACACCTGGACCATATCATGGTAAGGAAGCCACAGTTCCTTATCACTATAATATTtttcagtaaacctttgacgagagcgtattttaagcgtACATTGTGTATTTACTGCATTGGAATGCACTTGTCTCGGATTGGCTGTTGAGGCTATCTGCTTtagctgagtggaaatttatgaatcaACTTTGTGCCGTACAcattgttagctctgactttgcaacatcatagTAGTATGCGATCATCAAAGGttaattgcaaaatattataaatgattAGAGTCATATTGCTTGATTTAGCCCGAAAGCTAATTCATAAATCAGCAGTCATACTTCCATAGGTTATATATGTATATTGTATTTCAGAAAAAATTGGCATTCTTGACACTGATTCAGCCATTTGGACAGCTAGACATAAACACAAACATTGATGACAGCATATTAAATAGTACTATTGAAATATAGTCTGTCCCAATTATGATATTACACTGACTTTATTAGatttttgattgtcaaatccAAAAATACTCACTAGTTAGACTtttgccatcttggctgatggcttcttcagaatcaCCATTGAGATTCACTTTTCCTGCTGGATTGGCTGCTGCTTCTGGTGATTTTGGCTTTGTTCTTATTAGTGGTCGTATACATGGTCTAGAGAGTAACTCCCGATGTCCCTGTTGACTGTTTTGTCTCCCCGCCTTCTAATCCAAATTGCTTCTCTGATCAGTCTGGTTTGTTGGTTTCCGTCCTTCTCAAGTAACTTAGGCTCCTCCCAATTGATAACATGGTTCTTGGTTGCGATGTGATCAGTTATGGCGGATTTGTTTTGTTCTGAGGTTGACATTGTTCTATTTTTTCTGGTGTATTTTCTGTTTGCAACTTTTTCCGTGTCTTTCTGGTGTTCTTTTAGCATTACTCCAAAAGGACGACGATATTTTGTTATCATTGCGATTTGCCGATGTCGTAATGTATTGTACAGCGGTGATTTGGTGTGCATGACATTCATCACAGTGATGAATGATCGCACTGAAAAGATTGGATTTAATACTCCAAAAATGATGGTAATTTATTGGCCAGGTTGTTAATGGATACTGGCATAATAGCAGGATACTGGCGGCATAATAGCAGCCTTTCAAGTTGAAGCTTTTGTTTACTGTGGGGCAGGAGTGCTGGTATTTAAAAGCTCCAACAGTGGGTCGCCATTTGCACTTGGGATTGaaggtttagtcgcatcagaaaaatATCTAGTCGCTAATGCGACGAAAATGGTTGCACTGTACAGCCCTGTTTATTGGAAGGGGCAGTCTCTGTCCCAGCTTTAGCATGACAATCCACCAGCCTGTACAGCATGAATTATTTGGGGATTTCTTGTGCTAACACACTGGTGGGTCCTTTTTGATAGTGAAGAACCACACTGAAGTTAAGCCAATCAGAAAAGGCATACCTAGAGGGTGTCAACTGAAGGtttgttaaagtttgttcggtttatataaggtggaaaaaataaagactcataacactatgtattgatatagaatggcgtgcacgcttgggcgcaatgcttatgctaggtgtgcgttgcgtaatgtatGACTAgcgcatgcttatgtgaatttacttGAGTTTTTTTACTTTATGGAcgcacagtaacaaaagccggataatttccgccttatataaaccgaacaaactttggtGATGAAGGAGGACAAGCCACTGGGACCTAGACAACATTGAGGGGCTCCTTTTGTATATAGCATTTAGGGGCTCCTGTTGTATTTATCATAAGATTTGAATATATTAAGAACAGATGTCTTAACTGCTATGCtgatttcttttaattttatcagGATATCACAGAACCCAAAGAACTTTGGTATTGGCCAGAAAGACTTAAAGAacaagaagaggaggaggaggaggaggaagaagaggaggaggaggaggaggaagaagaagaggaggaagaagaagaaacagaAGATACTCTAACAGTAAGTTAATGAAACCAAGATTGATGGTGCAGACAAAGCTTGGGTGACAACTTCTTTAAATGTTTTACTTGTGGTATTTTGCATATATAAGCATATTTGATAAAGATACACTTACTCGGTAAACTAAGAGGCAGCTCAATGTTGTGAACAAACAGGCCATGGTTATCTGTACACTGCATATGTTTGTGTAATGTATAGGTAAATTTCAAGTTTTGAGATGCAATTCTCTATGTAAACATACCCATTTGAGAAGTATCTGTAGAGATTTTTTGACTGTTGACTGACTAGGTCGCTCACTTTAGTagttacaaaataacatttttcaATAGAATTCAATGGGAATTGTAAGCTACAGTGGCAGTTTGAAGCCATGGTAACAACTCTTTTGCAACAGATTATGGGAAgtggaaaaaaaggaaaattctcaTACCtgatatttggggtcaaaggtcattaaggcaaCCTTAATTAAAACATGAGTATCAAAGCTTGTGataaattgaaaacctaatgcagaatgcattttttttatattaaatttttgtttattttttatgtgtcagtacaggctTTGGGATAAGCATTTTGTGCATAAAGTATCCAACgtctgttgcaaatgttggaacaGTAGACAAATAGAGTCACTGCTACAAAATAGTTCTTCTCTgtgttgaaaacttgaaaaaacttgttgaaaacttgaaatcaaataggaGTTTTGAATTTTAGTTTTCAccttatgtttaaaaaaaaaacacaaaaaagaatttcttgattttcaaacgATTTTACTTACCCACATGGCAGCTTTGAGACTCAGGTTTTAATTAAAGATGACCTAATCAACAGTTGTTTTTCAGATCCAGTAGATATTTTGTTGCTCATTCATGAATATATTTCCAATTCCAgacaggaatcttgttcactcagGTCTGCAGTTTTAGATGGGTATTACCTTGGTTTAAGAACCATTTTACGTTTTGATGGTCCGTAAGTACTTGGTACTTTAAGTGAACCTGAATTACTGCAAAAAGATTTCTTAATTAAGAACTTATAACATTTTGTCGTGTATGGACCTGAGCTATTGACATTTGCTTTGTTTGCCAATACTGTTGAATTCAACTCCATTTGTTTGACTTTGTACGCTTAATACTACGTAGTTCTGCAGAGTCGATATCTAAGGGGTTTGTGATCCGAGGTGTGATCAACTCCTGGATTATACGTCACCATGCCTAGCAAGTCATTATGCGAGGACTGTAAAGTTAGGAAACCAGGAGTCGATATCAGACAAAGTGAATTGTGGCTCTGTCAACAGTGCTCAGACAAGCGTGATAAGCAAGAACAAATGAAAAAAGTTAAGGCAAATGATCATCCATCTAGTcttcaaaaattgtttacaacGCCTTCCAAACTGTTAAATTCAGGTTTTGTAGTTGCCAGCTCGTTATTTACTGACACAACCAATGTGAGTTTAAATCCATCTACCACTGTTGACCAATCTAATGATGCTGTGCAATCTCAACCCATGAATTGTTCTAATTCAAAGTGCAAAGTTATTTCTCCTGATGAACCTATTTGCTCTTGTTCTATATGTTCAAATAAATTTCATGTTACATGTGCTGGTTTAACCAAATAACCTGTACGCAAATGGACTTGTGCCGATTGCAGAGATCTGCACTCTCtgcaaaaaatcttcaaaaaacggTTGCTGGCCTACAACAGGCAATGGGAGTACTGAAATCTGAACATTCACATCTGAAGAAGTCTCAAGAAGCTATGCGGAATGAAAACGTACAACTCCGTAAAGAGGTTGAAGACTTGAAAGTTGTGCTTACTAAACATGCTGAAGAGTGTAAAACTTCTGATAATCCTGATGTTTCTCTGTCAAGTAATAGCGACGACAATGATACTCTTGTAGACGATCCTGTTGCCTCATTACTCATTGGTGATTCCATATTAAGGGACTTTGATAGCAACATGTTCGAACATACATCTGTTCAGTCCATCAGCGGTGCCACTGTTTCTGACGTGTTTAAAGATCTAAATGGCCGCAATGACCTCCATACATTCAGAGATATTGTTATCCATGCTGGCACGAATGATATTTCTAAGAACGTAGCTTTAGATGAAACAATTTCATCTATGGAAGCAGCTATCACTCTGATTATGGTCAAAGCCCCTACTGCACACATACACATCTCTGCTGTGTGCCCGAGGACGAAAGGTGACGTTCATCATAAGGTACAAACATTGAACGCAGCTCTAAAAGACCTTGCTCTTCGCTTGGACTGCAACTTCATTGATGCTGGTGATCTCATGATCTACAAAAGTGGACACGTAGATGAAACACAGTTATCAGATGGTCTCCATTTAAGCGAACGTGGGCTAATTACGCTAATTAAAACATTCGCAGAATCCATATCGAGTCTGAAGAGTCCTGATGAGAACAGCTGGACTAAAGTGACATCGAAGAAACAGACTAATCATACAAAACGCGTTAAACGTAAGTTGGATATTACCAACAAACAGGAAAAGGTACATCATCACCAGTCACGCGACAGGTCTGAATCTACCTGGCGACATAATGATCGGCAGTCATATGCGCGAAAACCATTGAACACTACGCGTCAAAATGATATGCGTCAAAATGATCGGCAATCATTTTCGCGGAAACCATTGAACACTTCACGTAACCATGGAAATGGGCGAAATCGCGAATATCGGTCAAACTTTGATAACACTGACTATCGCTCATCCTATTCTGGATGCTACAACTGTGGTTTGAGCAATCATAATCAAAGTACCTGTTTTCATAAAGAAAGACTTAGATGTAATATATGCAACCGTTTGGGTCACAAATCTAATTATTGTAAAGTAGAAAATGGAAATCGTTCCCAATATTGAGAAAACggccatgatgatgatggtgcCGATATATACTCTTGTGATAaggatgatgatggtaatgaaaATATCTGTCATAATTCAATTCCTGTTGATTTGCCCACATGTAGTATTTACGGTTCTTCTGATGAGTCTGCTTATGTTCAACTAAATCAGGGTAAAGTGCCTAAGTTTAATACTAAAGGTATCAAATTTGGTCATATAAATGTCAGA from Amphiura filiformis chromosome 5, Afil_fr2py, whole genome shotgun sequence includes these protein-coding regions:
- the LOC140152512 gene encoding G patch domain-containing protein 11-like isoform X2, which translates into the protein MSDEEEDYMSDKFLQQCESVKPGLAWGKLAKKNRLEDKQKAAAEKHRSQFKPVKQREEEERLKGLNKAISSDNKGFALLQKMGYKQGMGLGKTESGRAEPVPIDLKAGRGGLGRETEMKRRQETTEQMREQMKHKRAKFEEVSRGHFLQNMSSRFKDKEVEKDLYNSQKSCEHLDHIMDITEPKELWYWPERLKEQEEEEEEEEEEEEEEEEEEEEEEEETEDTLTSQEKLEQLTQYLRTQHRYCVWCGTSYQDEQDLASHCPGDTSDAHT
- the LOC140152512 gene encoding G patch domain-containing protein 11-like isoform X1 → MKKKITCQINFSSSGRLLISESVKPGLAWGKLAKKNRLEDKQKAAAEKHRSQFKPVKQREEEERLKGLNKAISSDNKGFALLQKMGYKQGMGLGKTESGRAEPVPIDLKAGRGGLGRETEMKRRQETTEQMREQMKHKRAKFEEVSRGHFLQNMSSRFKDKEVEKDLYNSQKSCEHLDHIMDITEPKELWYWPERLKEQEEEEEEEEEEEEEEEEEEEEEEEETEDTLTSQEKLEQLTQYLRTQHRYCVWCGTSYQDEQDLASHCPGDTSDAHT